From Cronobacter turicensis z3032, the proteins below share one genomic window:
- the betB gene encoding Betaine aldehyde dehydrogenase yields the protein MSRFAEQPLYIDGKYVPSATGNTFQTLNPANGEVLAEVHEAGKLDVDRAVEAARKGQKIWAAMTAMERSRILRRAVDILRARNDELAALETLDTGKPLSETQAVDIVTGADVLEYYAGLIPSLEGQQIPLRETSFVYTRREPLGVVAGIGAWNYPIQIALWKSAPALAAGNAMIFKPSEVTPLTALKLAEIYTEAGVPDGVFSVLNGSGAVTGQLLTEHPGIDKVSFTGGVASGKKVMANAAGSTLKEVTMELGGKSPLIIFDDADLDLAADIAMMANFYSSGQVCTNGTRVFIPAKWQAAFEEKIAARVARINAGDLNDPATNFGPLVSFAHRDNVMRYIDTGIREGARVLCGGKRLTGAGFDNGAWVEPTVFTDCRDEMTIVREEIFGPVMSILTYEREEEVIKRANATDYGLAAGVVTQDLNRAHRVIHQIEAGICWINTWGESAAEMPVGGYKHSGVGRENGLMTLQNYTQVKSVQVEMARFQSVF from the coding sequence ATGTCCCGATTCGCAGAACAGCCGCTTTACATTGACGGCAAATATGTCCCGTCCGCCACGGGGAATACCTTCCAGACCCTCAATCCGGCGAACGGCGAGGTGCTCGCCGAGGTGCATGAAGCAGGCAAGCTTGATGTCGATCGCGCCGTTGAGGCGGCCCGCAAAGGCCAGAAAATCTGGGCGGCGATGACCGCGATGGAGCGCTCGCGCATTCTGCGCCGCGCGGTCGATATTCTCCGCGCGCGCAATGACGAACTGGCCGCGCTGGAAACGCTCGACACCGGTAAACCGCTGAGCGAAACCCAGGCGGTCGATATCGTCACCGGCGCCGACGTGCTGGAATACTACGCCGGGCTTATCCCCTCGCTCGAAGGCCAGCAAATTCCGCTGCGCGAAACCTCTTTCGTTTATACCCGTCGCGAACCGCTCGGCGTGGTGGCGGGGATCGGCGCGTGGAACTACCCGATCCAGATTGCGCTGTGGAAATCCGCTCCGGCGCTCGCCGCCGGCAACGCCATGATCTTCAAGCCGAGCGAAGTAACGCCGCTCACCGCGCTTAAGCTCGCGGAAATCTACACCGAAGCGGGCGTGCCGGACGGCGTGTTCAGCGTGCTTAACGGCAGCGGCGCGGTCACGGGCCAGCTGCTGACTGAACATCCGGGCATCGACAAAGTGTCGTTCACTGGCGGTGTCGCCAGCGGCAAAAAAGTGATGGCGAACGCGGCAGGCTCGACGCTGAAAGAGGTAACGATGGAGCTTGGCGGTAAATCGCCGCTCATCATTTTTGACGATGCGGATCTCGATCTTGCCGCCGATATCGCCATGATGGCCAACTTCTACAGTTCAGGCCAGGTCTGCACCAACGGCACGCGCGTGTTTATCCCGGCGAAATGGCAGGCCGCGTTTGAAGAGAAAATCGCCGCGCGCGTGGCGCGTATTAACGCAGGCGACCTGAACGACCCCGCCACCAACTTTGGCCCGCTGGTGAGCTTCGCGCACCGCGATAACGTCATGCGCTACATCGACACCGGCATTCGTGAAGGCGCGCGCGTGCTGTGCGGCGGCAAACGTCTGACCGGCGCCGGGTTCGACAACGGCGCGTGGGTTGAACCGACCGTCTTTACCGACTGCCGCGATGAGATGACCATCGTGCGCGAAGAGATCTTCGGGCCGGTAATGTCGATTCTGACTTACGAGCGCGAAGAAGAGGTTATCAAACGCGCCAACGCCACCGACTACGGCCTCGCCGCAGGCGTCGTCACGCAGGATCTCAACCGCGCGCACCGCGTCATTCACCAGATTGAAGCCGGTATTTGCTGGATCAATACCTGGGGCGAATCCGCGGCCGAAATGCCGGTCGGCGGCTACAAACACTCCGGCGTTGGCCGTGAGAACGGGCTGATGACCCTGCAAAATTACACGCAGGTGAAATCGGTACAGGTCGAGATGGCCCGCTTTCAGTCCGTATTTTGA
- the betI gene encoding HTH-type transcriptional regulator betI → MPKVGMQPIRRRQLIDATLSTINDVGINDATIAQIARRAGVSAGIISHYFKDKNGLLEATMRDITRQLRDAVAARLIPLAQASTEARLLAIVEGNFDDTQVHSAAMKAWLDFWASSMHQPQLGRLERVSSRRLFSTLAAEFRRELPREQARLAAHGLASLIDGLWLRAALSGQPFNLEIARTLTTQFIRQQLAGAAPY, encoded by the coding sequence ATGCCAAAGGTAGGAATGCAGCCGATACGGCGCAGGCAGTTAATTGATGCAACGTTAAGCACCATCAATGACGTTGGGATCAACGACGCCACCATCGCGCAGATCGCGCGTCGGGCGGGCGTTTCGGCGGGCATTATCAGCCACTACTTTAAGGACAAAAACGGCCTGCTCGAAGCGACCATGCGCGATATCACCCGCCAGCTGCGCGACGCCGTCGCCGCGCGCCTCATACCGCTGGCGCAGGCCAGCACCGAGGCGCGCCTGCTGGCGATTGTCGAAGGCAACTTCGATGACACCCAGGTGCACAGCGCGGCGATGAAAGCCTGGCTCGATTTCTGGGCCAGCAGCATGCATCAGCCGCAGCTCGGTCGTCTGGAGCGCGTCAGTAGCCGCCGGTTGTTTTCGACGCTCGCCGCTGAATTTCGCCGCGAACTGCCGCGCGAGCAGGCGCGGCTGGCGGCGCATGGCCTGGCGTCGCTCATTGACGGCCTGTGGCTGCGCGCGGCGCTCAGCGGCCAGCCGTTTAATCTGGAGATAGCCCGCACGCTCACCACCCAATTCATCCGTCAGCAACTGGCTGGCGCAGCGCCCTATTGA
- the betT gene encoding High-affinity choline transport protein → MTNPPASEKNRINGVVFYTSAALILTFSLVTIFFSELSAAWIQIAVNWVSATFGWYYMLAATLYIVFVIYMACSRYGDIKLGPEQSKPEFSLLSWSAMLFAAGIGIDLMFFSVAEPVTQYMQPPTGAGQTIEAARQAMVWTLFHYGLTGWSMYALMGIALGYFSYRYNLPLTIRSALYPIFGKRINGPIGHTVDIAAVIGTIFGIATTLGIGVVQLNYGLKVLFDIPEGLTAQMALIVLSVVIATISVTSGVDKGIRFLSELNVILALGLILFVLFMGKTDFLLNALVLNIGDYINRFMGMTLNTFAFDMPRQWMNSWTLFFWAWWVAWSPFVGLFLARISRGRTIRQFVLGTLIIPFTFTLLWLSVFGNAALYEIIHGDAGFAQEVIAHAERGFYSLLAEYPAFKLSASVATITGMLFYVTSADSGSLVLANFTSKLKDINSDAANWLRIFWSVAIGVLTMGMLMTNGISALQNTTVIMGLPFSFVIFFIMAGLYKSLKVEDHRRASASRDTAPYIPSGNDRLSWKKRLSRLMNYPGTRYTQQMMETVIFPAMEDVAKELELRGGRVTLKKVEPDEETPLGYLDLRVHLGEEQDFVYQVWPQQYSVPGFTYRARRGKSHYFRLETFLLEGSQGNDLMDYNKEQVIIDILDQYERHLNFIHLHREAPGNNLVFPEV, encoded by the coding sequence ATGACTAATCCACCTGCCAGTGAAAAAAACAGAATTAATGGGGTAGTGTTTTACACCTCAGCCGCGCTGATTCTGACTTTTTCACTGGTCACCATTTTCTTCAGCGAGCTGTCCGCCGCCTGGATCCAGATCGCGGTCAACTGGGTCTCGGCGACGTTTGGCTGGTATTACATGCTGGCCGCCACGCTCTATATCGTTTTCGTCATTTACATGGCCTGTTCGCGCTACGGTGATATTAAACTCGGGCCGGAGCAGTCAAAACCGGAATTCAGCCTGCTGAGCTGGTCGGCGATGCTGTTTGCCGCAGGCATCGGCATCGACCTGATGTTTTTCTCGGTGGCGGAGCCGGTCACGCAGTATATGCAGCCGCCGACGGGGGCAGGGCAGACTATCGAGGCCGCGCGCCAGGCGATGGTCTGGACGCTGTTTCACTATGGGCTGACGGGCTGGTCGATGTACGCGCTGATGGGGATTGCGCTGGGTTACTTCAGCTATCGCTATAATCTGCCGCTGACCATTCGGTCCGCGCTGTACCCGATTTTCGGCAAGCGCATTAACGGGCCTATCGGCCACACGGTCGATATCGCGGCGGTGATCGGCACCATTTTCGGCATCGCCACTACCCTTGGCATCGGCGTCGTGCAGCTTAACTATGGCCTGAAAGTGCTGTTCGATATTCCGGAAGGGCTGACGGCGCAGATGGCGCTGATTGTGTTATCGGTAGTGATTGCCACCATTTCTGTCACCTCGGGCGTTGATAAAGGCATTCGTTTCCTCTCTGAGCTGAACGTCATCCTGGCGCTGGGGCTTATCCTGTTTGTGCTGTTTATGGGCAAAACGGATTTCCTGCTGAATGCGCTGGTGCTCAACATTGGCGATTACATCAACCGCTTTATGGGGATGACGCTCAATACCTTCGCCTTTGATATGCCGCGCCAGTGGATGAATAGCTGGACGCTGTTTTTCTGGGCCTGGTGGGTGGCGTGGTCGCCGTTTGTCGGGCTGTTCCTGGCGCGTATTTCGCGCGGGCGCACCATTCGCCAGTTCGTGCTCGGCACGCTGATTATTCCGTTTACCTTTACGCTGCTGTGGCTCTCCGTGTTCGGCAACGCGGCGCTGTATGAGATCATTCACGGCGACGCAGGCTTTGCGCAGGAAGTTATCGCCCATGCCGAACGCGGCTTTTACAGCCTGCTGGCGGAGTATCCGGCGTTTAAACTGAGCGCCTCCGTCGCGACTATTACCGGTATGCTGTTCTATGTGACGTCCGCCGATTCCGGCTCGCTGGTGCTGGCGAACTTCACCTCGAAACTGAAAGACATCAACAGCGACGCCGCCAACTGGCTGCGTATTTTCTGGTCGGTCGCCATCGGCGTGCTGACCATGGGGATGCTGATGACCAACGGCATCTCGGCGCTTCAGAACACCACGGTGATCATGGGGCTGCCGTTCAGCTTCGTCATTTTCTTCATCATGGCCGGGCTGTATAAATCGCTGAAGGTGGAAGATCACCGTCGCGCCAGCGCCAGCCGCGATACGGCGCCTTATATTCCGTCGGGTAATGACCGCCTGAGCTGGAAAAAACGGCTGTCACGCCTGATGAACTATCCGGGAACACGCTATACCCAGCAGATGATGGAAACGGTCATTTTCCCGGCGATGGAAGACGTTGCCAAAGAGCTGGAACTGCGCGGCGGCCGCGTGACGCTGAAAAAGGTGGAGCCGGATGAAGAGACGCCGCTGGGGTATCTGGATCTGCGCGTGCATCTGGGCGAGGAGCAGGATTTCGTCTATCAGGTGTGGCCGCAGCAATATTCAGTGCCGGGCTTTACCTACCGCGCCCGCCGTGGGAAATCGCACTATTTCCGCCTGGAAACCTTCCTGCTGGAGGGCAGCCAGGGCAATGATCTGATGGATTACAACAAAGAGCAGGTGATCATCGATATTCTCGATCAGTACGAGCGCCACCTGAACTTTATTCATCTTCATCGCGAGGCGCCGGGGAATAACCTGGTGTTCCCGGAGGTGTAA